One Nitrospiria bacterium DNA segment encodes these proteins:
- a CDS encoding c-type cytochrome, translating to MKSSALYLLFMWVALSSAPLWGAERDPLQPRVSHDQLEKAQAVKNPFPPTAENIARGSVLYHGKGTCFTCHGKEGKGDGLAAPGLDPSPRNFTNSAFHEAKTDGELYWVIKNGSPGTAMMPMIGSVINEEEGWLVLLYERSLGQPKE from the coding sequence ATGAAGTCTTCCGCCCTTTATTTACTGTTTATGTGGGTGGCTCTTTCTTCGGCTCCACTATGGGGAGCCGAACGGGATCCCCTTCAGCCTCGGGTTTCTCACGATCAATTGGAGAAAGCCCAGGCAGTTAAAAACCCCTTTCCCCCAACCGCAGAAAACATCGCGAGGGGAAGCGTTTTATACCATGGAAAGGGAACCTGTTTTACCTGTCACGGAAAGGAAGGAAAAGGGGACGGTTTAGCCGCTCCCGGATTGGATCCTTCTCCTAGAAATTTCACCAATTCAGCTTTTCACGAGGCAAAAACCGATGGGGAGCTTTATTGGGTAATTAAAAACGGCAGTCCTGGTACAGCTATGATGCCGATGATTGGGTCGGTCATAAACGAAGAAGAAGGCTGGCTTGTTTTACTTTATGAAAGATCGTTGGGGCAACCAAAGGAGTGA
- a CDS encoding ethylbenzene dehydrogenase-related protein, which produces MEKLKINFILFIPLMVFGFSFHTGLALAQEGGVVVYSKLIDGPVPGDDPMSPLWDEKGQVVEFPMSAQVHWEPRLYSEPTAKTVKVRSLHNGEELAILLEYQDPVQGPKDAAAIEFPVGEEKSHFAHAQPMIQVEGGFVNIWYWKEDKFMDMQAKGFGTLKAHSQQDVTGHGVWKDGVWRVVFSRKLETGDEKDVLIKPGEFKQIAFAIWDGENREEGSKKAISSWWYFRAEPLPDQGIYFYAGLAVAGAFLFEWFLIRRIRKRSSNA; this is translated from the coding sequence ATGGAAAAATTAAAAATAAATTTCATCCTATTTATTCCTCTTATGGTTTTTGGTTTTTCCTTTCACACTGGTTTAGCATTGGCCCAGGAAGGTGGGGTTGTGGTTTATTCAAAACTCATCGATGGGCCCGTTCCAGGGGATGATCCGATGTCACCCCTTTGGGATGAAAAAGGTCAGGTTGTAGAATTTCCCATGAGTGCTCAGGTTCATTGGGAGCCGAGGCTGTATTCGGAGCCCACGGCCAAAACGGTAAAAGTTCGATCACTTCATAACGGAGAGGAACTCGCTATTTTGCTCGAATACCAGGATCCCGTACAGGGACCTAAAGATGCGGCTGCCATTGAATTCCCCGTGGGTGAGGAAAAATCCCATTTTGCCCATGCCCAACCCATGATCCAGGTGGAGGGTGGTTTTGTGAACATTTGGTATTGGAAGGAAGATAAGTTTATGGATATGCAGGCCAAGGGTTTTGGAACCCTGAAAGCCCATAGCCAGCAAGATGTGACTGGACACGGGGTTTGGAAAGATGGGGTGTGGCGGGTTGTTTTTAGTAGAAAATTGGAAACCGGTGATGAAAAAGATGTTCTGATCAAACCCGGTGAGTTTAAACAGATAGCTTTTGCCATTTGGGATGGAGAAAACCGGGAAGAAGGAAGTAAAAAGGCTATTTCCTCCTGGTGGTATTTCAGGGCAGAGCCTCTCCCTGATCAAGGGATTTATTTTTATGCAGGTCTTGCAGTGGCTGGAGCCTTTCTCTTTGAATGGTTTTTGATACGTCGAATTAGAAAAAGGTCATCAAATGCTTAA
- the ubiA gene encoding 4-hydroxybenzoate octaprenyltransferase yields the protein MSSNPHWKTISELIRLDRSYGTLLLLLPTLWALILASEGVPSMKLLLVFTVGTFLMRSAGCVVNDMADQKIDRWVARTKERPLASQRISQKEALMVLFVFLLLSASLLFFLNPLTRFLSFVGLGLAMIYPFTKRITHYPQLVLGIAFAWGPLMAWAAVRNSIELPCIFIFLATLCWTMGYDTIYALLDKNDDQKIGIKSTAILFGEKTWVALGTFFALTFLFLFWVGLLTQRTFVYYVFLFLIAPSFIYQVYKIKTNPESPLAFTLFKSHVGIGTLVLIGILLDFWNQQQTGAFP from the coding sequence GTGAGTTCTAACCCCCACTGGAAAACCATTTCAGAGTTAATTCGGTTGGATCGATCCTATGGAACCCTCCTTCTCCTTCTTCCAACCCTTTGGGCTTTAATCCTGGCAAGTGAGGGCGTTCCCTCCATGAAACTTCTTTTGGTTTTCACCGTTGGAACATTTCTGATGAGAAGCGCTGGATGTGTTGTGAATGACATGGCAGATCAGAAAATCGACCGGTGGGTAGCTCGCACCAAAGAAAGGCCTCTCGCCTCTCAACGAATATCACAAAAAGAAGCCCTTATGGTTCTGTTTGTTTTCCTCCTCCTCTCTGCTTCCCTGCTTTTCTTTTTAAACCCACTGACCCGCTTCCTTAGTTTCGTCGGCCTGGGTTTAGCCATGATTTATCCATTCACGAAAAGGATCACCCATTATCCTCAGTTGGTTCTGGGAATTGCTTTCGCCTGGGGTCCTCTGATGGCTTGGGCAGCGGTACGAAATTCCATTGAACTGCCTTGTATTTTTATTTTTTTGGCTACTTTATGTTGGACCATGGGATACGACACCATCTATGCACTGCTCGACAAAAATGATGATCAGAAGATCGGAATAAAATCCACAGCGATTCTCTTTGGAGAAAAAACCTGGGTTGCACTGGGAACGTTTTTTGCCCTTACTTTTTTGTTTCTCTTTTGGGTTGGACTCCTGACCCAGCGGACGTTTGTTTATTACGTTTTTCTCTTTTTGATCGCCCCGAGCTTTATTTATCAAGTCTACAAAATTAAAACCAACCCGGAATCCCCATTGGCCTTTACCCTTTTTAAATCCCACGTTGGAATTGGGACCTTGGTTTTGATAGGCATCCTTTTGGATTTTTGGAATCAACAGCAAACCGGAGCATTCCCCTGA
- a CDS encoding cytochrome c, with translation MHYFLKTLFFVASVLLVFAYIAYSIPSQPSLPPDEGTLDFAAIETKEDLVSLGQAIFFGKGKCALCHTIGGEGGRCPNLSGVGAKLSREFIYESLTQPSAFIYKQYQYSPPKAFGAQMPPINKPPIGLSENELLAVIAFVQSTGGQEYVTVDPSELVKPAEAVIMVSGDPNQGRAVFGKLGCGNCHGETKSQSKAKEVSDLLPKSQQENAIFLMGALQETTTSDHKGFSARLSVKDLNDLTAYLGQFKTVSEDM, from the coding sequence ATGCATTATTTCCTTAAAACACTTTTCTTTGTGGCCAGTGTCCTCTTGGTTTTTGCTTACATTGCCTATTCCATTCCTTCCCAGCCTTCTTTACCCCCGGACGAAGGAACCCTTGACTTCGCCGCTATTGAGACCAAAGAAGACCTGGTCTCCCTGGGACAAGCCATTTTCTTCGGAAAAGGAAAGTGTGCCCTTTGCCATACCATTGGTGGTGAGGGGGGACGTTGTCCTAATCTTTCCGGAGTGGGGGCTAAACTTTCACGTGAATTTATCTATGAAAGCCTAACCCAACCCAGCGCATTTATTTATAAGCAATATCAATACAGCCCTCCAAAGGCTTTTGGGGCACAAATGCCCCCAATCAATAAACCCCCCATTGGGCTTTCAGAAAACGAACTTCTTGCTGTGATTGCCTTTGTTCAAAGCACAGGGGGTCAAGAATATGTTACGGTGGATCCTTCGGAGCTGGTGAAACCGGCTGAAGCCGTGATCATGGTTTCGGGTGACCCGAATCAAGGGCGTGCGGTTTTTGGTAAACTCGGTTGTGGAAATTGCCATGGAGAAACAAAATCCCAATCCAAGGCAAAAGAGGTTTCCGACCTTTTACCGAAATCACAGCAAGAGAATGCCATTTTCTTAATGGGCGCTTTACAAGAAACCACAACCTCCGATCACAAAGGTTTCAGTGCCAGGTTGTCGGTAAAAGATTTAAATGACCTTACCGCCTATTTGGGGCAATTTAAAACCGTTTCGGAAGATATGTAA
- a CDS encoding formylglycine-generating enzyme family protein, with the protein MVRLVTVLILFPTLLMIYFTMTGCTSTPHDMVWVPGGPFIMGTHEVDTEGKALELGIVKPWFSDEHPSHKVTLDPYYIDRYEVTQGEYGQFVSKTNKRPPADWSGRRSPPDRERHPVVFVSWRNASDYCKWKGKRLPNEAEWEKAARGNDERIYPWGNTFDQNRSNIGGFIGKTLPVGSYENGKSPYGAYDMIGNVWEWTSDWYQAYPGNTENSEDFGEKFKVLRGSSWAGVGHFPGEEAGKILAHNSRVTFRLFSNPEESELNDVGFRCAKSA; encoded by the coding sequence ATGGTCCGTTTGGTTACCGTCCTCATACTTTTCCCGACTCTTTTGATGATTTATTTCACTATGACCGGGTGCACCAGTACGCCCCATGACATGGTCTGGGTTCCCGGTGGGCCTTTTATCATGGGAACCCATGAAGTAGACACCGAGGGGAAAGCACTGGAGTTAGGAATTGTGAAACCCTGGTTTTCAGATGAACACCCTTCCCACAAGGTTACCCTGGATCCTTATTATATTGATCGTTATGAGGTAACACAGGGTGAGTACGGCCAGTTCGTCTCCAAAACAAACAAACGTCCTCCAGCAGACTGGAGTGGAAGAAGATCTCCCCCAGATCGGGAACGCCATCCCGTGGTTTTCGTCAGTTGGCGGAACGCAAGCGACTATTGTAAATGGAAGGGTAAACGGCTCCCGAATGAAGCAGAATGGGAAAAGGCAGCGAGAGGAAATGATGAAAGAATTTACCCCTGGGGAAACACCTTTGACCAAAACCGCTCCAATATCGGGGGTTTCATTGGAAAAACCCTTCCGGTGGGAAGTTATGAAAATGGAAAAAGCCCCTACGGCGCATACGATATGATCGGAAACGTTTGGGAATGGACCTCCGACTGGTATCAGGCCTACCCGGGAAATACTGAAAATTCTGAGGATTTTGGGGAAAAATTCAAAGTGTTACGGGGAAGTTCCTGGGCCGGGGTGGGGCATTTCCCGGGAGAGGAAGCCGGAAAAATCCTAGCCCATAATTCCCGTGTGACCTTTCGTCTTTTTTCAAACCCGGAGGAAAGTGAATTAAATGATGTGGGTTTTCGCTGTGCGAAATCAGCCTGA
- a CDS encoding porin produces the protein MKKQRIFQNPRRFKFFGLGKLIAQGSRIMVLAGFLMSLGLIDPGASFAQDGEKWFENVQVEGFVDVYYGYNFNDPGSGPAGRMNQFRNFDFYNDQFALSLAELAISRAPEPVGFRVDLDYGTTTDFVHCGSVNCDTAGDADTEEPFKNIQQAYVSWSPSSMWVIDAGKFVTHMGYEVIESQDNWNYSRGFLFSFAIPFYHSGIRVSHAHENFWINGYVYNGWNNVVENNAGKTFGATLGVTPIEGLTIIQNWIGGTEAVGDKRHVLDTIVTYAPTDMLSFALNYDYGWYTFPTAPDAIWTGIAAYARFTPTDASAVAARFEWYDDDKAGTTGALQIAKEVTLTGEYKVSDGLLTRLEYRRDWSTESVFASDTGSSDKSQQDTVTVGVVYSF, from the coding sequence ATGAAAAAGCAGCGAATATTTCAAAATCCTAGAAGGTTCAAGTTCTTTGGTTTAGGAAAATTGATAGCGCAAGGGTCTAGAATCATGGTGCTGGCTGGTTTTCTGATGAGCCTAGGCCTCATAGACCCAGGAGCTTCTTTTGCACAAGATGGAGAAAAGTGGTTTGAGAATGTTCAGGTGGAAGGGTTTGTGGATGTGTATTACGGCTATAACTTTAACGATCCGGGTAGCGGGCCAGCAGGTAGGATGAATCAATTTAGAAACTTTGATTTCTATAATGATCAATTTGCGTTAAGCCTGGCGGAATTGGCGATTTCCAGGGCTCCTGAACCGGTAGGATTTCGAGTCGATTTGGACTATGGAACGACCACCGATTTTGTCCACTGTGGCTCCGTCAATTGTGATACAGCAGGGGACGCGGATACCGAAGAGCCTTTTAAAAATATTCAGCAGGCTTATGTGAGTTGGTCGCCGTCTTCCATGTGGGTCATCGATGCGGGAAAGTTTGTAACCCACATGGGTTATGAGGTGATCGAAAGCCAGGACAACTGGAACTACTCCAGAGGGTTTCTATTTTCATTCGCCATCCCCTTCTATCACTCCGGGATACGGGTCAGCCATGCCCATGAGAACTTCTGGATCAACGGCTATGTCTATAACGGCTGGAATAATGTGGTTGAGAACAATGCTGGCAAGACATTCGGCGCCACATTAGGGGTTACTCCAATTGAGGGACTTACGATTATCCAGAACTGGATTGGGGGAACTGAAGCCGTGGGTGACAAGCGGCATGTGCTGGACACGATCGTGACATATGCCCCCACGGATATGTTGTCCTTCGCGCTCAACTATGATTATGGTTGGTATACGTTTCCAACTGCGCCGGACGCCATTTGGACTGGAATTGCCGCCTATGCCAGATTCACGCCCACAGATGCCTCGGCCGTTGCGGCTCGTTTTGAATGGTATGATGACGATAAAGCCGGTACCACGGGTGCACTCCAGATTGCCAAGGAGGTTACCCTCACAGGCGAATACAAAGTCTCGGATGGTCTTTTAACACGGTTGGAATACCGTCGTGATTGGTCAACGGAAAGCGTCTTCGCCTCGGATACCGGATCGTCTGATAAAAGTCAGCAAGACACGGTCACCGTGGGAGTCGTCTACAGCTTTTAA
- a CDS encoding UbiD family decarboxylase, whose amino-acid sequence MPYSDLRDFLKFLEQKGQLLRIKSEIDPRLEITEVLNRLLAKGGPAVLFEKVKGHSIPVVANLFGTLERIAWGLDTTVEGLKEIGEFLAFLQHPEPPKSLVDAVKKLPLYGQVFTLAPKKVKKAPCQEVILEGKDIDLSKFPILTCWPDDAAPQITWSLVITKPPDDGPYNIGIYRMQVEGPDRTLMRWLKHHGGAKHYRAWKKAGKAMPVAVAIGTDPGMMVAAVTPVPERMSEFHFAGLLRKKAVELVSCRTIPLEVPATSEMILEGEIHPDEEAPEGPHGDHTGYYNSVEPFPVFRLKCITHRRNPYYLTTTTGRPPREDAMTGLALNIIFLPLLRQHFPEVVDFHLPMEGVSYRFAIISIKKEYPGHAKRMMMGLWGFLKQFLYVKFIIIVDDDIDVRKWEDIIWAIATRVDPVRDVTMIDHSPIDYLDFASPLPELGSKMGIDATTKIPPETIREWGKKITMDPEVVKRVDQLWKELGLN is encoded by the coding sequence ATGCCTTACTCAGACCTTCGCGATTTTTTAAAATTTTTGGAGCAAAAAGGACAGCTTTTGCGGATTAAATCCGAAATTGATCCCCGCTTAGAAATTACCGAAGTCCTCAATCGCCTGCTGGCAAAAGGGGGTCCGGCGGTCCTATTTGAAAAGGTAAAAGGACATTCTATTCCCGTGGTGGCAAACCTCTTCGGGACGTTGGAGCGGATCGCCTGGGGGCTGGACACAACAGTGGAGGGCCTGAAGGAAATTGGAGAGTTTCTAGCTTTTCTACAGCACCCGGAACCTCCAAAAAGTTTGGTGGATGCCGTTAAAAAACTTCCTCTGTACGGTCAGGTATTCACCTTAGCACCCAAAAAAGTAAAAAAAGCTCCCTGTCAAGAAGTCATCCTAGAAGGAAAGGATATTGATCTTTCCAAATTTCCGATTCTCACCTGCTGGCCCGATGATGCAGCCCCCCAAATTACATGGTCTTTGGTTATAACCAAACCTCCGGATGATGGCCCCTATAACATCGGGATTTATCGAATGCAGGTCGAAGGGCCAGATCGAACACTGATGCGGTGGCTCAAACATCACGGAGGGGCCAAACATTATCGAGCATGGAAAAAAGCGGGGAAAGCCATGCCCGTGGCAGTCGCCATTGGCACCGATCCAGGAATGATGGTGGCCGCCGTCACGCCGGTTCCTGAACGAATGAGTGAATTCCACTTTGCCGGTCTACTTCGAAAAAAAGCCGTGGAATTGGTTTCTTGCCGGACGATTCCTTTAGAGGTCCCGGCAACCAGTGAAATGATATTAGAAGGGGAAATTCATCCCGATGAAGAAGCCCCTGAAGGGCCCCATGGAGATCATACCGGTTATTATAATTCGGTGGAACCCTTTCCTGTTTTCCGGCTCAAATGTATTACACATCGCCGAAATCCTTACTATTTGACCACCACCACCGGTCGGCCTCCCCGAGAGGATGCCATGACCGGTCTTGCCCTCAATATTATATTTCTACCCCTTCTTCGGCAACATTTTCCAGAAGTGGTTGATTTTCACCTTCCCATGGAAGGAGTTTCCTACCGTTTTGCGATTATTTCCATTAAGAAAGAATACCCCGGCCACGCCAAACGCATGATGATGGGACTTTGGGGGTTTTTAAAACAATTTTTATATGTGAAATTTATCATCATTGTGGATGATGATATCGATGTAAGGAAATGGGAAGATATTATATGGGCCATCGCCACCCGGGTGGATCCAGTCCGGGACGTAACCATGATTGACCATAGCCCCATTGATTATCTTGATTTTGCCTCCCCTCTCCCAGAGTTGGGGTCCAAAATGGGAATTGATGCCACCACCAAAATCCCTCCCGAAACCATTCGGGAATGGGGTAAAAAAATTACCATGGATCCAGAAGTGGTTAAACGGGTTGACCAGCTTTGGAAGGAGCTGGGCCTAAATTAA
- a CDS encoding cytochrome c gives MFKNLSILIKAVILLIVVYVGVKLIQPPLPFSMVMMYMVLTLIAILVYVSLFEDKSEEFYGPISRFLAGGKGQSGVGSFLRIGVLIIFPLFIGMNVYGKLAPSDQPPAEQRVVHPAPPSEFMGLSNPVPKTKTNIQYGGALFSVYCAPCHGGKLDGKGPQAHGFNPPPANFKDPTTIAMLQESYLFWRIKNGGVGLPVEGQPWNSAMPRWGKMPARGGKPLSDEDIWKIIHYEFSASGHEPRTWE, from the coding sequence ATGTTTAAAAATCTGTCCATTTTGATAAAGGCTGTAATACTCCTTATCGTGGTTTACGTTGGCGTAAAACTGATTCAACCCCCCCTTCCCTTCAGCATGGTCATGATGTATATGGTCCTGACCTTAATCGCCATATTGGTCTATGTTAGTCTTTTCGAGGATAAAAGCGAGGAGTTTTATGGCCCCATATCCCGATTTTTGGCGGGAGGAAAAGGCCAATCGGGGGTGGGTTCTTTCCTTCGTATTGGTGTCCTGATTATTTTTCCTCTCTTCATCGGAATGAATGTGTATGGAAAATTGGCCCCCAGCGATCAGCCTCCTGCGGAACAGCGCGTGGTCCACCCGGCCCCTCCATCAGAATTTATGGGGCTTTCCAATCCGGTTCCCAAAACAAAAACCAACATCCAATATGGGGGAGCGCTTTTTTCCGTGTATTGCGCGCCCTGTCATGGAGGAAAATTGGACGGAAAAGGACCTCAGGCCCACGGGTTTAACCCTCCGCCCGCTAATTTTAAGGACCCCACCACCATTGCCATGTTGCAGGAATCCTATCTGTTTTGGAGAATCAAGAATGGTGGGGTAGGCCTTCCTGTGGAGGGGCAGCCCTGGAACTCGGCCATGCCCAGATGGGGAAAAATGCCGGCACGTGGAGGGAAACCTTTATCGGATGAGGATATTTGGAAAATTATTCATTATGAATTTAGTGCCTCAGGACATGAGCCGAGAACGTGGGAATAA
- a CDS encoding c-type cytochrome, with protein MKFWKVGMLMAMLTVFIATNSFAVEADIKDTRVPADQLAAAKAMKNPFPATPENIAKGKEIFTGKGTCFTCHGNEGKGDGPAGAALDPSPRNFSNPEFHKIRTEGEMHWIIKNGSAGTGMISYAPAIITEDEAWLTILFERSLGGGK; from the coding sequence ATGAAGTTTTGGAAAGTTGGAATGTTAATGGCAATGCTCACTGTCTTCATAGCAACCAATAGCTTTGCAGTGGAAGCGGATATTAAAGATACCCGTGTCCCAGCCGATCAGTTGGCAGCTGCTAAAGCCATGAAAAATCCGTTCCCTGCCACCCCTGAGAATATCGCAAAGGGTAAGGAAATTTTCACAGGAAAAGGGACTTGCTTTACCTGTCATGGTAATGAGGGGAAGGGTGACGGCCCAGCCGGTGCGGCACTGGATCCCTCACCCCGAAATTTTTCCAATCCTGAATTCCATAAAATCAGGACCGAAGGAGAAATGCATTGGATTATTAAAAACGGAAGTGCGGGAACCGGTATGATTTCCTATGCACCCGCAATTATTACCGAGGATGAAGCGTGGCTCACCATTCTTTTTGAAAGGAGCCTCGGCGGCGGAAAGTAA
- a CDS encoding chorismate lyase → MAFSMHPTFPWTDLKGLLTLDKKKGLNPLFRLILTSDGTVTRLIEILTLHPVTVEMISHKRTPLEKEEAYFLELDPGKPAIERTVWLRVLNQRLVFATSFIPMEDLNQTVYDRLEESKKSLGTLISEFHFPVIRDKMSFCQVLCPEIAQALEKPPLELFWARRYRLKIEKVLQAFIIEVFSPHLETTPYPPNGSLLK, encoded by the coding sequence ATGGCTTTTTCGATGCATCCTACCTTTCCCTGGACCGACCTGAAGGGCCTTTTAACCCTTGACAAAAAAAAAGGCCTTAACCCTTTATTCCGACTGATCCTGACATCGGATGGAACGGTCACCCGGTTAATTGAAATTTTAACCCTTCATCCGGTCACCGTGGAAATGATTTCCCATAAAAGGACCCCCTTAGAAAAAGAAGAGGCCTATTTTCTTGAACTGGACCCTGGAAAACCAGCCATTGAACGAACCGTTTGGCTCCGGGTTTTGAACCAACGCTTGGTTTTTGCCACCTCCTTTATTCCCATGGAAGATTTAAACCAAACCGTTTATGATAGGCTGGAAGAAAGTAAAAAATCTTTGGGAACCCTCATATCCGAATTTCATTTCCCGGTCATTCGGGATAAAATGAGTTTCTGCCAGGTTCTATGTCCTGAAATCGCACAGGCATTGGAAAAGCCCCCTTTAGAGCTTTTCTGGGCCCGACGTTACCGTTTAAAAATAGAAAAGGTTCTTCAGGCTTTTATTATCGAGGTTTTTTCACCCCATTTAGAGACAACTCCCTATCCTCCAAACGGCTCTTTATTAAAATGA
- a CDS encoding cytochrome c, producing the protein MLNHYSKPIKPFERFKPFLYFTLLGVFTTLFVSCALFESKEVSHGKKLFSFYCAACHGEKGNGKGFNADNLDPHPRDLTDAGERYMADASNDDIFNAIKKGLSGVVWDDGSIKPAKVMDEEYGFGSTLMPYWGSTLSDDEIWSLVAFIRTLHKNDAEKVVVEAEEIHEKKGSVQKPVNVDFDGIQNAEKDRLVKEGAYLINEKYACMGCHKINGEGGEVGPDLSRAGKRFNSKWIYRWIQYASSIKKETKMPDFAMPDQDALAITLYLKTLQADIPKAEKGNSGKSG; encoded by the coding sequence ATGCTTAACCATTACAGTAAACCTATAAAACCCTTTGAACGATTTAAACCTTTCCTTTATTTTACCCTCCTTGGCGTTTTTACCACCCTTTTTGTAAGCTGTGCCCTGTTTGAGAGCAAAGAGGTTTCCCATGGAAAAAAACTTTTTTCTTTCTATTGCGCCGCTTGTCATGGGGAAAAAGGCAACGGAAAAGGCTTTAATGCGGATAATCTGGATCCCCACCCTAGAGATTTAACCGATGCGGGTGAGCGGTATATGGCCGATGCAAGCAATGACGATATCTTTAATGCCATAAAGAAAGGGTTATCCGGGGTTGTTTGGGATGATGGGTCCATTAAACCTGCAAAGGTTATGGATGAAGAATATGGTTTTGGCTCAACATTGATGCCCTATTGGGGTTCCACCCTTTCGGATGATGAGATTTGGTCTTTAGTGGCTTTTATCAGAACCCTTCATAAAAACGATGCGGAAAAGGTGGTGGTGGAAGCTGAAGAAATTCATGAAAAAAAGGGTTCGGTCCAAAAACCTGTGAATGTGGATTTTGACGGCATTCAAAATGCAGAAAAAGACCGTTTGGTTAAAGAGGGAGCGTACCTTATTAATGAAAAATATGCTTGTATGGGCTGTCACAAAATTAATGGTGAGGGAGGAGAAGTGGGACCTGATTTATCACGCGCAGGAAAGCGGTTTAATTCCAAATGGATTTATCGTTGGATACAGTATGCTTCCTCCATTAAAAAAGAAACCAAAATGCCAGATTTTGCCATGCCCGATCAGGATGCCTTGGCCATTACCCTTTACTTAAAAACCCTCCAGGCCGATATTCCAAAGGCCGAGAAAGGAAACAGCGGTAAGTCAGGCTGA